A portion of the Candidatus Neomarinimicrobiota bacterium genome contains these proteins:
- a CDS encoding T9SS type A sorting domain-containing protein codes for MKKVTTSLLILLLLIVPGLAKEERESGPPALYRANEVDGPAQSVININNLTVWVRGDGFHDWVVDGSWNGTFPKGTAGAIFSEGIVWAGKVQDGGTVELRSGGSTYKSGNIAGRILTDASGAVTGREDDSDPSVRPYRVRPDFQSVDLSDDAANFFLIPVGNVTDADIEVIYNQYDIDWVNWPWDRGAPYDDRDGNGVYEADPDGDGVYGELEVSEIGDTTYAEDIPGIGGASQTLWTVYNDLDEGQNIGIYGAPSTGLEVQETYWAYALANPLGSTVFKRVRLIYKGTPDTPNDAVVEEMYIAQWSDPDLGQYTDDFAGGDSSLSLGYVYNGSNNDAVWDSWGMAPPAAGYDFLQGPVVASEGDTALFNFKPLPGYRNLPMTTFTFFAAGSPRSDPDLNDYAGTQQWYNLMRGCEPRPEYPTCDPLYDNLGDQTNFELAGDPVLASGDRDGIPTAFNDRRFPPGDRRLVLATGPFTLAKGDTQEVVVALIGAAGENFLQSVAILKFNDNFAQEAYDNVFDLPSGPPAPNVNVVELDQQIVLEWESDEEARINTESSNLKGYKFEGYNVYQLPSATATKEDGVLLATYDLESSPGYIFQDVFDPSAGVAVNKPVQFGINSGLTRYYSVSTDAFTNKPLVNGKTYYFVVTAYNQNMSEDVSTHSLESPVSQSLRAVIPHAPNPQTIYPYSLGDTVVVANKVGINDAIVVPVIMDPDAPAGETFEVRFTVDEVAGTKIWDLLRTDTSPEDTLVGQSSTFDSATEHRFLGKGGFVLELADAPAGIRSVKDGDVSVAGEPYEDSGYYIAGSVTTLAGPAVDESDYEIRFTSGGSWALTGAPLPATYFVNVPFEVWDLGMPDDASDDVQVIAYFNDAAEDGEWNTAGNDQIGGYPVFDKFHIAKVEYQSNPDDVSAPDKAAIFFSNQYKPVDNILFVDLTGTSSPPATGTTIYFNTFKAIKDGDIKSFTVGTVDRTNTGDGPKSRVRQQVTVFPNPYLGMNTWEASRFEKFVTFSHLPNKATINIYSLTGVLVRTIDKDSESQFVRWDMTNGFNLPVASGIYLAHIEMPDLGEELILKLAIVQEQQVLRSY; via the coding sequence ATGAAAAAGGTAACAACCTCCTTATTGATCCTGCTTCTTCTCATCGTGCCGGGTTTGGCCAAGGAAGAACGGGAAAGCGGCCCACCAGCTCTTTACAGAGCAAATGAAGTTGACGGTCCTGCTCAGTCAGTAATTAACATCAATAATCTGACGGTCTGGGTGCGGGGCGATGGCTTTCATGACTGGGTAGTAGACGGTTCGTGGAACGGGACATTTCCCAAAGGAACGGCCGGCGCCATTTTCTCGGAAGGGATTGTATGGGCCGGGAAAGTTCAAGACGGCGGAACTGTGGAGTTGAGGTCTGGCGGATCGACGTACAAGTCAGGCAATATAGCCGGAAGAATCCTTACCGACGCTTCCGGAGCGGTCACCGGCCGCGAGGATGACAGCGACCCCTCAGTACGCCCCTACCGCGTGCGTCCCGATTTTCAATCAGTTGATTTGAGCGACGATGCGGCAAACTTCTTTCTGATTCCGGTGGGGAACGTTACAGACGCCGATATAGAAGTGATATATAACCAGTATGATATTGACTGGGTGAACTGGCCTTGGGATAGAGGTGCACCTTATGACGATCGTGATGGAAATGGTGTCTATGAGGCGGATCCCGATGGCGACGGAGTCTACGGTGAATTGGAGGTGAGTGAAATTGGTGATACCACCTACGCCGAAGACATCCCCGGAATAGGGGGAGCCAGTCAGACTCTCTGGACGGTCTATAACGATCTTGACGAAGGTCAGAACATCGGCATCTATGGTGCCCCTTCCACTGGTCTTGAAGTGCAGGAGACTTACTGGGCGTATGCCCTGGCAAATCCCCTTGGCAGTACCGTTTTCAAACGGGTACGCCTGATATATAAGGGTACGCCCGATACTCCGAACGATGCCGTCGTAGAGGAGATGTACATCGCTCAATGGTCCGATCCTGATCTAGGCCAGTATACGGACGATTTTGCCGGTGGCGATTCTTCTCTCAGCCTGGGATACGTCTATAACGGCAGCAACAACGATGCGGTCTGGGATTCCTGGGGGATGGCACCCCCGGCGGCCGGATATGACTTTCTTCAGGGGCCGGTAGTGGCTAGCGAAGGCGATACGGCGTTATTTAATTTCAAACCTCTTCCGGGATATAGAAATTTGCCCATGACAACGTTTACATTCTTTGCTGCCGGTTCACCAAGATCAGACCCAGACCTGAATGACTATGCCGGGACGCAACAGTGGTACAATCTGATGCGGGGGTGTGAGCCGCGACCTGAATATCCCACGTGCGATCCTCTCTACGATAATCTTGGTGACCAGACGAATTTTGAGCTTGCCGGCGACCCGGTGCTCGCTTCCGGTGACCGGGACGGGATACCCACAGCTTTTAACGACAGAAGATTCCCTCCTGGGGACAGGCGGCTGGTGCTTGCCACAGGGCCGTTTACATTGGCCAAGGGGGACACTCAGGAAGTCGTTGTGGCGCTCATAGGTGCCGCGGGTGAAAATTTCCTCCAGAGTGTCGCTATCCTCAAGTTCAACGACAACTTTGCGCAAGAAGCTTACGACAACGTCTTCGATCTGCCCAGCGGTCCACCAGCTCCCAACGTTAATGTTGTTGAGCTCGATCAGCAGATCGTCCTCGAATGGGAATCTGATGAAGAAGCTCGCATCAATACGGAGAGTAGTAATTTAAAGGGGTACAAGTTCGAGGGCTATAATGTCTATCAGCTTCCCAGCGCAACGGCCACGAAGGAGGATGGTGTTCTATTGGCGACGTACGATCTGGAGTCCTCTCCCGGCTACATCTTCCAGGACGTCTTTGATCCCAGTGCCGGCGTGGCGGTCAATAAACCGGTACAGTTTGGCATCAACAGCGGTCTTACACGCTACTATAGCGTGTCGACTGACGCCTTCACCAACAAACCACTTGTCAACGGTAAAACATACTACTTTGTTGTGACAGCTTATAATCAGAACATGAGTGAGGATGTAAGCACTCATTCCCTTGAGAGTCCCGTCAGTCAGTCGTTGCGAGCGGTGATTCCGCACGCGCCCAATCCACAGACGATCTATCCCTATTCGCTCGGTGATACAGTTGTTGTGGCGAACAAGGTAGGGATCAATGATGCCATAGTAGTTCCTGTGATCATGGATCCTGACGCGCCGGCTGGAGAGACTTTTGAAGTGAGGTTTACTGTTGATGAAGTGGCGGGAACCAAGATATGGGATCTCTTGCGGACAGATACGTCTCCTGAAGATACACTTGTCGGACAGTCCTCGACTTTTGACTCAGCAACTGAACACCGGTTTCTCGGTAAAGGCGGTTTTGTGCTTGAGCTGGCGGATGCGCCGGCGGGCATTCGTTCTGTGAAGGACGGTGACGTCAGTGTAGCCGGTGAACCTTATGAGGATAGCGGTTACTACATTGCTGGTTCTGTCACGACGCTGGCGGGGCCAGCTGTGGACGAAAGTGACTATGAGATCAGGTTTACTTCCGGCGGAAGCTGGGCCCTGACGGGCGCTCCGTTGCCGGCAACCTATTTTGTGAACGTTCCATTCGAGGTGTGGGATCTCGGCATGCCGGACGACGCGTCCGACGATGTTCAGGTAATTGCATATTTTAATGACGCTGCTGAAGACGGCGAGTGGAACACAGCCGGCAACGACCAGATCGGCGGATATCCCGTCTTTGACAAGTTTCACATTGCCAAGGTTGAGTATCAAAGCAACCCTGATGATGTCAGCGCGCCGGATAAGGCTGCCATTTTCTTCTCTAATCAGTATAAGCCGGTGGATAATATCTTGTTTGTGGACTTGACCGGTACCAGTTCGCCTCCTGCAACAGGGACTACCATCTATTTCAATACCTTTAAAGCCATTAAGGATGGTGATATCAAGAGCTTTACCGTGGGAACGGTGGACAGAACGAATACCGGTGATGGGCCGAAGAGTCGCGTGCGACAGCAGGTGACAGTCTTTCCGAATCCTTATCTTGGTATGAATACTTGGGAGGCGAGTCGATTTGAGAAATTTGTCACATTCTCACACCTGCCAAACAAGGCTACTATCAACATCTACTCCCTGACCGGTGTTCTGGTGAGAACGATTGATAAGGATAGTGAAAGTCAGTTTGTCCGCTGGGATATGACCAACGGATTTAACCTGCCGGTTGCCAGCGGCATCTATCTGGCTCACATTGAGATGCCCGATCTGGGCGAGGAACTGATCCTCAAACTGGCTATTGTCCAGGAACAGCAAGTGTTGAGATCATATTAG
- a CDS encoding PorV/PorQ family protein, with amino-acid sequence MKKLVVLVVFLGVIFSLHSPIWAGSEKRVGTNAGAQLLIPVGARDVAMGGSAVAYSSGIEALYWNPAGLVRSEHNADLMVSRMDYIADIGVNYLAVGGNFAGFGALGFSLKSLSFGDIPVTTEEAPDGTGGVFSPTFMTAGLTYARQLTDRVFVGATLNLINEEIERVKSSGVAMNIGVQYQDFVNIPGLNMGVVIKDVGTQMKYDGPGLMRITTVDGVLRYTKLEAASFDLPSTMELGMSYTLSLPANSVLHLNGVFQNNNYASDEYRLGGEYAFNNLAFVRVGYVSADQSSDEYLYGMSYGGGLKLNIAGLDLTVDYAYRDVQVFAANHIFALKFGF; translated from the coding sequence ATGAAGAAACTGGTTGTTTTAGTGGTATTTCTGGGAGTGATTTTTTCGCTCCATTCCCCAATCTGGGCCGGGAGTGAAAAGCGCGTAGGCACCAATGCCGGCGCCCAGCTCCTCATCCCCGTGGGCGCTAGGGATGTAGCTATGGGCGGCTCGGCCGTCGCTTATAGCTCGGGAATCGAAGCGCTCTACTGGAACCCGGCGGGACTGGTTCGCTCTGAGCATAATGCTGACCTGATGGTCTCGCGCATGGACTATATCGCTGATATCGGCGTCAACTATCTCGCCGTCGGCGGAAACTTCGCCGGTTTCGGCGCCCTCGGCTTCAGCCTGAAATCACTTTCGTTCGGTGATATCCCGGTTACCACAGAGGAAGCTCCCGATGGAACCGGAGGCGTGTTTTCACCCACATTCATGACTGCAGGACTGACCTACGCCCGACAGCTGACGGATCGTGTCTTTGTCGGCGCCACCCTCAATCTGATTAACGAGGAGATTGAACGTGTTAAATCGTCCGGCGTAGCCATGAATATCGGTGTTCAATATCAGGATTTTGTCAATATCCCCGGCCTCAACATGGGTGTGGTCATCAAGGATGTAGGTACACAGATGAAATACGACGGCCCGGGTCTCATGCGCATTACGACTGTTGACGGTGTATTAAGATACACCAAACTGGAAGCCGCCTCTTTCGACCTCCCTTCGACCATGGAACTGGGGATGTCCTACACACTATCACTCCCCGCCAACAGCGTGCTGCATCTGAACGGTGTTTTCCAGAATAATAACTACGCCAGCGATGAATACCGGCTGGGCGGTGAATACGCATTCAATAATCTCGCCTTCGTACGGGTGGGATACGTCTCGGCTGATCAATCTTCGGACGAGTATCTATACGGCATGTCCTACGGCGGAGGTCTAAAGTTGAACATTGCGGGACTCGATCTCACCGTAGACTATGCATACCGGGATGTGCAAGTTTTTGCGGCAAATCACATTTTTGCGCTCAAATTCGGGTTTTAA
- a CDS encoding T9SS type A sorting domain-containing protein, with product MNKVKSIVLLFLMVGVAVGSNDFFIGSDGKHYTNQEVKALEAKMQSRIDASKPTATLRADDFLLEWPDGGSIVNFGFGTPGETWGDSMAIWMQPLANAIVKKIGIFNVNFEGTFEFFLHKSNYAGEVTTSACANAAGWVGHYLDADGNQTAPGEGGTWSAGTNECFSEAPIGAEIWPGLGIGGYSHTLDSTSFMVYTELDFESTLGVSEEITDESFFIDAHAVSTEGWGIGALNTPVPPYHGFKWYVGSGTGTSGNGGWHIRTYGWMVYAMVEYTEDIPPFINYVQGLPTTLSTDARTVEAHVEDANPTGGAAGVESVSLVYSVDGGTEATVAMTATDDTTFTGSLPGASAGESVAYYVTATDVGGNTATSSAFTYNIYAKGATATYLMLFDGLSGAGYPSQYYFYDAYGQYKEWWGTGAGDIWAYGAATAELLDLYDTIIEITALGPIAGNAVAVKTWLDAGSKNYVLAGDEAMGGYYGWPGAPYTIGSTADDADAFFTYLGVTTYNGDINYAASGDQNLPWGVQAVEGDLISGDLYAALTSIPTTHATPRALMYDPYYEISATNWLDGFGVDATVTTAFTASARDTDTWGTDAMTVGAYKADATLSNKVMFLGFDPLSLNSAPSYIWFGARPEGPLFQAMEWFGAFSLTVDEEAQLPTSFALHQNYPNPFNPVTTINFEMPKDGQVTLSVYNMLGQKVSTLVNGVRNAGQHSVTWNGMDDNGQALAAGLYMYRIDAGDYTATKKMVLLK from the coding sequence ATGAACAAGGTTAAGAGCATAGTGCTTCTTTTCCTGATGGTGGGTGTGGCTGTCGGTTCCAACGATTTTTTCATTGGTTCTGACGGTAAGCACTATACCAACCAGGAAGTGAAAGCACTGGAGGCGAAGATGCAGAGTCGCATCGATGCGAGTAAGCCGACTGCTACTCTTCGCGCCGACGACTTTTTGCTCGAGTGGCCTGACGGCGGTTCCATCGTCAATTTTGGTTTCGGCACACCCGGGGAAACCTGGGGCGATTCCATGGCGATCTGGATGCAGCCGCTGGCTAACGCAATCGTGAAGAAGATCGGTATCTTCAATGTAAACTTTGAAGGTACTTTCGAGTTTTTTCTTCACAAGTCCAACTATGCTGGTGAAGTTACCACATCAGCTTGTGCCAATGCGGCCGGCTGGGTTGGTCACTATCTGGATGCTGATGGAAACCAGACAGCTCCCGGTGAAGGCGGTACATGGTCTGCTGGAACCAACGAGTGTTTCAGTGAGGCTCCCATCGGTGCAGAAATCTGGCCTGGATTGGGTATTGGCGGCTATTCCCATACGCTGGATTCAACCAGTTTCATGGTATACACAGAGCTCGATTTTGAGTCGACTCTGGGTGTGTCTGAAGAAATTACGGATGAGTCTTTCTTCATTGATGCCCATGCCGTATCAACGGAAGGCTGGGGAATTGGCGCCTTGAATACGCCTGTACCACCTTACCACGGTTTTAAGTGGTATGTTGGATCTGGCACTGGCACCAGCGGTAATGGAGGCTGGCACATTCGTACCTACGGCTGGATGGTCTACGCCATGGTGGAATACACAGAAGATATCCCGCCCTTCATTAACTATGTGCAGGGTCTGCCGACAACACTGTCAACAGATGCCAGAACAGTGGAAGCCCACGTTGAGGATGCAAATCCTACAGGGGGCGCTGCCGGTGTGGAATCCGTCTCGCTAGTATACAGTGTGGATGGTGGTACAGAAGCGACTGTGGCTATGACGGCTACGGATGATACTACCTTCACTGGAAGTCTCCCAGGAGCATCTGCTGGAGAATCAGTTGCCTATTACGTTACAGCTACAGACGTTGGCGGTAATACAGCAACAAGCTCAGCGTTCACTTACAACATCTATGCCAAGGGCGCTACTGCAACCTACCTGATGCTCTTTGACGGTCTTTCCGGTGCTGGTTATCCCAGTCAGTACTACTTCTACGATGCCTACGGGCAGTACAAGGAGTGGTGGGGTACTGGCGCTGGCGATATCTGGGCCTACGGGGCTGCCACAGCAGAGCTTCTCGATCTGTATGATACAATCATCGAAATCACAGCACTTGGACCCATTGCCGGTAATGCAGTGGCAGTAAAGACGTGGCTGGATGCCGGCAGCAAGAACTACGTTCTGGCTGGCGACGAAGCCATGGGTGGCTATTACGGCTGGCCTGGAGCTCCGTATACAATAGGTTCGACAGCCGACGACGCTGATGCTTTCTTCACCTATCTTGGTGTTACCACCTATAACGGTGACATCAATTATGCCGCTTCTGGTGATCAGAATCTGCCGTGGGGCGTGCAAGCTGTTGAAGGTGATCTCATCTCAGGCGACCTGTACGCTGCTTTGACGTCGATCCCCACCACCCATGCCACTCCACGTGCGCTGATGTACGACCCTTATTATGAGATAAGCGCGACGAACTGGCTTGACGGTTTTGGTGTGGACGCCACAGTGACTACAGCCTTTACAGCAAGCGCCAGAGACACAGACACGTGGGGTACAGACGCGATGACTGTGGGTGCTTACAAAGCGGATGCAACCTTAAGCAACAAGGTGATGTTCCTCGGATTCGATCCACTATCACTCAACAGTGCGCCGTCGTACATCTGGTTTGGTGCAAGACCGGAAGGACCGCTATTCCAGGCAATGGAATGGTTTGGTGCCTTCTCATTGACAGTTGATGAAGAAGCGCAACTGCCAACCAGTTTTGCACTGCATCAGAACTATCCCAATCCGTTCAACCCTGTGACTACCATCAACTTCGAAATGCCGAAGGATGGTCAGGTGACTCTCTCGGTCTACAATATGCTGGGCCAGAAGGTGAGTACACTGGTGAATGGTGTCCGCAACGCCGGACAGCACTCAGTTACCTGGAACGGAATGGATGATAACGGTCAGGCTCTGGCCGCCGGTCTCTATATGTACAGAATCGATGCCGGTGACTACACAGCCACCAAGAAGATGGTTCTGTTGAAGTAA